The sequence below is a genomic window from Mytilus edulis chromosome 2, xbMytEdul2.2, whole genome shotgun sequence.
taaatttgtcTGAATCGCGGCttatctaaaaataagtcaagaAATAAAAGCGGCTTTCTTATTTTCGTACCTTTGTTGTTAACTTTGTTTGTGCAAATCTGTGTGATTTTAAATTGTAGATTATGTCTTTCTGGGAAGGGCGTGGTTCATCTATTGTCTTATAATTTTGCTCATAGTTTTAACACAGTTTCTTCTTCTACGTATCTTCTTACGTTTCTTCGTATGCAAAGATTAATCATATCTAATAAAAACACATCAAGACACGACCAAATGATTTTATAAGTATAGATTCTGAATATTAACTTGGAACGGATTTGGACAGCTAGAGTATGAAAGACTCGAATTATGTAGTTGCCGAAAATGTACATCGTAAAACGAGTTacgacatttattttaatttgaatgtaGAAAGAGAAACTTTTCACAATTGTGTACTACCGATGAGCTAACTGTTGTGGTAACCATTGGTTTATCGCAAAAAaaggtttttgtaaaagaaatcaCTTAGCACAAGCTTGTAATTGTCCAATTTGTAACTAAAGTCTCAACAACGATTAAGTCTTCATTGTATATAAATCtcgagaaaaaaatattacacataCATAAATTGGTATGCAACAAAGCCTTTCAATTATCTATAAAGGAAGCTCGTCCGTAGTGAACGTTGGTTGAgacaaaaagtttaaaatgttCTTTTGAGTCCGTCTAAATGTCTGTATTGTTTCTGTTTCATACCAATatttaaaacaacttaataacACGATTATCTGGGTTGCTCTGTCCATTTACTACTAATAGTTTGTTAATTTAACTAAATGTTCATCGGAGGATAACATTTGGAAACGGAAACCTCTCTTCGTATCTGTCGGACCAAACTGCGAGAAAACTGTTCTAATCTGTTGAAGAACCGCTCTACCACCAGGTGTAGATGTAAGTTAACGTTATATCTACCAAAGACATATCTAATTTGTGCCACGGACCATGTGGAAATTCAACGAGATTTCTTTGCTTTTGATTTTGTACGGATTTTGTaactaaactcatcatagatacatgtaccaggactaaatttagtatatacgccagacgcgcatttcgtctacaaaagtctcatcagtgacgctcgaatccaaaaaaaaattaaaggccaaataaagtacgaagttgaagagcattgagaaccaaaattcttaaaagttttgccaaatacagctaaggtaatctatgcctgaggtagaaaagccttagtatttcaaataattcaaaactttgtaaacagtaaatttataaatatacccatatcaatgacaattcatgtcagcacaaaaagtgctgactactgggcttgtgataccctcggggaaataaatctccaccagcagtggcatcgacccagtggttgtaaataaactcatcatagatacaaggactaaatttagtatatacgccagacgcgcgtttcgtctacaaaagactcatcaatgacgctcgaatccaaaaaagtttaaaaggccaaataaagtacaaagttgaagagcattgagaaccaaaattcctaaaagctaCAGCTAAGGTCATCTATGCCGGAGCTAAAAAGCCTTAGtatatcaaaaaattaaaaaatttgtaaacagtaacaTTAGTTTATACATAATGTGTactattttcaatataaaaaagaagatttagcAAAACCATCactctttatgtttttttttgtgtttttatttcatctactggtctctttaaataaagaaagtgtTACATCGGTCAATATTGATTTATTTACAACaagttaaaatttttaaaaacattaaataaaggAAGAAATATTACAATGTTATGGTTCCTGCACATATATGTGAGAATATACAGAATGCATACGCAAAATAAGATTAATGTTACTGTTTATaacttattgtttattgttttatcatattgCACAGTGTCTCGATACAGATTCCTGAAATGTGTCCATATATTACTATAGAAAAttaattccataattaaaaagtGGTTTCTTTCAATGGATACCAGTCAATCACATTAAACATCAGTTTACACCAATGAATCATTCAGAACAACGGGAGCTCCATACCGCGCATAACAGTTAATTAAACTGTTAATTTATGAACACAAAAATGAGATCAGCTTCTGTTTTCTGGTGAAAAAACTGGCGGCGTGCTCAGGTGATTAACGTGTTGCTGTATCCCGTGAATAAACATCCGGGGAAGTGTAGGTCGTGGTGACGTCAAAGCTGTTTCCCCCTGGCGGTAATATAAAGCGTCAAAATTAGAGATTATACTAGTTGCTTGTGGGTGGTATGTAAACCAGTATGGATTGCTTTGGAGCATGCGCTGAACTGCTGCATAGTTTCCAGCTTCAGCAAGTAACTCAAGACCTACTGCAGTTTGTCGTTTCCATTTTGTTCTGAAAGGATAAATATTAGTTAGGATTAAAAACAGACCGAAAATTATTAATTATAAAGTATTATGCTCAATGTGTTGGATGAATGGCTTTGTGATTTACTGAAGAGAAACTTAATTCtatccaaatatttttattttttttttatcttgtactcagatttcattaattttcatctGATAGGAGTGTGTTACGTAacaatgataaattaaaaaaaaaagtatatgcaaaTCAGCTGAATAAAAACTGAATCTTTAATGACTTCGAAAATTAAACCACAAGTTTTAGATATTCATGATCTTATTTAGAAAATTCAGATCTGTTGACAGACGCCAACACTCTAAATTATGacatcaaacaaagttaaaatgGCATTAATATCAAAAGTTAATGATCAAACAAATCCATTCTGTTAGGCCTTAAATTGTCATTCCGCTATTTTACATACAACGTTATGCCTACGCAATTAAGCAGAAATCAACATCTACCTTACTAATTAAGAGATCAGACTCATTTACATACGTTATAATCGTAGAGAAAATACATTAATAGTTTACAATTAAAGTCAATTTTGAAGAATAATTGATGTCAATTTTCTTCATCAAACTCTCTGTTCTTACATTTTACAGCTTATAAATTATTCAACGATTATTTGTATTGCTAGCGACTTAAGATAGTGTTAAAGATGGTCAATAAAAACCCGTATCAATAAATTCAATATAATTTCTTGAATATTTTAAGTTGATATACAGAAGATTAGACGAGGTCAGGACGTACGGTATGTAAATTAACTATTAATATTACGAAAACCGTTCATTTTCAATAAGTAGCATGAATTGGactgtatttatttcacaaaatAGTCTCCCGACAGCTGTAGGTCTCACACAATATCAAGTCAAAATTGACAATAATCAGAATAGGGAAGGGGTTTAGTGAATTATTCGCGCTACAAACACACGCAATTTAACACCACCATATACAAGAGAAAATTGACTGTAATGAATAGTAGAACGAAAAAATAATAGACTTCATGTCATTGAATCGGATAATTGATTAAGattttacatgtatacaattcTAACGTTTGATTATTGTGTCACAGATTGAGAGAAAAGTTATTTTGTGGAATATGTAATTATAATTGGCGATAGACAAATTATACCAGCGAGATATCACTTATTTATAATACATTTACTATTAaactatatatttgttaaggatttatttataaaattgtttcCTGTATTTAATGCTTCGGTGCCATTCAATTTAGTTCAAATTAaacatttaacacatttgtatagaattaagtgatttttttataaattttgcgaCGTAATGCATTTAGCTCTCACTCAGAGTACAGTTATTGtttatttgagagaaaaaaatataaaaagtatatgtttgtggttttttttacctGCAGTGCGAgttaatttttgtttcatatcATTCTTTCATTGTTACTAGTTTAATGTAAAAGTTGAAAACCTTACTTGAATATgcaaacacatttttgtttattttctgatTATTAATTAACGAAGTATTTTGCATAAATGAAATGTTAtaaatactaaattataattagaCACTAACTACAACTGACAATAATACAggtattcataaaatattatttgcAGGTAATCGCTGAACTATTTTTATGAAAAAGTAAAGCATTAGCCgagtatttttaaacaatttttgtttttcagaaatTTTATTTAACTATACGTCATGAAATTTAGTGTAATTTTAACCCCAATTTATACAGGAAAAttacgtgtacatgtatatgaaactGAAAGAAGCTTAAATTTTAATCTGTACCCATATGTAAAATGAATGTtatattatatgaatatattgtctATCATATTCTGTGTAAAAAGGTTACttgtaatctttttaattttcatagatGTATTTcctacaatatatttttattcaaatacaatGTTTGTGTTTATAATAAAGAAATGCAAACAACCATTTGTTCGAATATAATATTTTTCCAGCTTGTATACtttcttaatataaaaatgtaaatagttaCATAGATAACTGCAGAATAAGTGTGGATGCAGAGTAATGTTTTGGTGAAGCTtcaattgtaaaatgttaaaccATGATAGATGTAATAACctgggcccagtttcacgaagctgtcttaggactaagacatgtcttaggatggtcttacgacagATCTTtgtcctaagtgggtttcacatCTATGGTTAAACATACGATAatagtatatacattttatatatatatcattttgtttttaaaccaATAAAACTAAATGCTTGTATTATTTGACTTGAACTTTCAATTATGAACAAAAACGTTATGCCTGTTTTTAAAAAGGTAAACTATTGCGCCATTACGGTGTAACGTTAATGTGGATTCCAGTTTGTCTTTCGGTAAACATCgatttattcttttgaattgaCCTGTTAGTATCATAATTGTATctaatttaacaatttttgtcattaaaaaaaatagcactTTTAGAATTCAGTGCGtacgaagcgcttttctggatttaccttcaccaagAATACTCAAATATAAACATTCGAAAGCGCTCGCTTCGTTAATACGCTGCAACGATAGCTTTATGACAAAAATGTACCTAAACAGAATAGCTAAATTCATAAATTCACTAAATGTCAATTTTCTCTGAGTGTTgagttatacatgtatgttataaatcaagCCAGTACCAAAGCATTACTGAACTGATGAAACACTCTGATCAACAGTCCGTCAGCATCAGTATCGACACAGTGTCACCAATACAGTTCTAgacttgttttacattgtcatatcggggtcttttatagctgactacgcggtatgggctttgctcactgttgaaggccgtacggttacctatagttgttaatgtctgtgtcatgttggtctcgtgtggacagttgtctcattggcaatcataccacatcttctttgttatactagCTACTGTCACATTATTGCGTTATCCGTTTGGAGCGATACAATCACACAGAGATATCAACAGGGGAAAGTAAATCAGGTAGAGTGGCGGGGAGAGAACAAGTCGATAAGGCTAACAGTAATGTTGTCCCATTTTATTAGTCTTGTGTGCTTGCTGACTGGTATACGTATATAAATGTCAACGTACGTGTAGGTCATCAACCTCCAGTATACTAGTATTACGTTGGGCAAACAGCAAACAGCAAGTAGCCAACTAACAACTAAAGCGAGAGTAAATAACATTATCTACAACACGTTTTCTAAACATAACAGAAGACATTACTCTATTTCATGATCACCCACTGTGAAATTCGTAGATAAATGAAAtaccaattaaaataaaatcctgATCTGGCATTGGAAATTTTATTCAAAGCTATGCTTTATCTGAAGGAAGTTCATCCGATCACTTCAAGTTTGAGTCAAAATCCATAGTCGACAAATGGCAAGACAACATCGCTGTTAGTACAAATTTAAAAAGCATGTTAAAAATTTATTctgtttgtttttgaaaaaaatgctgaaacGTTTATAACTTAAACACAGTCTACGAAAGTGCATATGACTTTACGAGTAAATGATCTTGGCGATGTAGATATATCTCCCTAATAGAATTGATATAATGATAAAAGTAGACAAACCTTCTGTTTTGATACCAAGTCTTGACCTGTGTATCTGTCAGATTAAGCTTTGCAGCCAGTTCCATCCTATCCTGCACACTGAGGTACTTCTGTTTCTCAAACGTTTTTTCCAGTGAATTGAGCTGGTGGTCAGTAAAAGCAGTTCGTGCTTTTCTTGGtttctttgttttcattaaaTGTGAGGATGATTCTTCGTCTCCACTTCCTCTCTTTCCTACAACAAAAGGACAACCCATAAACGTAACGTTGCATGTACCAGTAGGGTAGAGAGAGAGAGAAGATTGAATCTCTTTAACAGTatcttttaaatttctttatactAGTATATAGACACAGGCCTTTGGTGTTCGACTTTTAGTAGATCAAAACGACATAAAACGTCGACTTGAgcttatttctttatatttatttataaaaagcgATTTTATCTATATCATTACTGCTGTGgcacttgaaaaaaaagactaacaaagaTTTTCTGGCTGTGTTGAAGGCCAATTGATGGCTTTCGGCGGTTTTCTGCtccttggtcgggttgttgtctctttgatacattcccaacttccatcctcaattttatattttataaaccaAGCCAAAACATGACATTTATTTAGGACACCCGGTACTGTATGACTCAGATATTCGCTTTTGTTTGAATTTCAAAGTGAGTACAAAGCTAATAAAGGCaaatcacaaacaaatgtgttctCTTTATCAGTATTAATATCTTGAGCCAGATTGCGAATACTTATTAAAAAAGCAAAATAGAAAATTAGAAGAAGTTGTTTCGAATAAGTGGATTTATATTAGAAGAAGGCGTTCTGTATTTTCTCCTTGATTTACAAAAGTAATTGCAGACAATGCAGAAAATTGTTTCTAATATGAAATAAATCTCTAAAATTTGTTTGGAAAATTTACACCCTCTGTTGTTTTGCTTTGATAACTATGGTAAAACAAATATAATCTTATTTGAGccttttaatattgttttattatttgaacCAAATGAGGAGTAATTGATACAGAACCGTTTTTGAgcaatataatgaaataaaaatatataacaggCTAAAATAATCATTGTATATTCAGTTGAGGTGAACGCATAATGTTGTGAAAGAACAATGGCTTTATATGCTCCGCACACAAATGCCTATTACATAGTCTCAATAAACTATTTTTAGGGGAGGAAAGTCCACCTTATGAAACTTAAGCAATTAGACAAAATTACTGCTACAAGTTGGAaacaatttctaaaattatataaatttgttCGTAAAACTGcacatttatgatcatttattcAAATGTGTTGACAAtctatgtatatatttatgaataCAAATGTCATTTGCTCTTttgtcgagttgttgtctctttgacatattccccttttccattctcaattttatacaagattgttaaaaaaaaatccccttcaaaaattttatttttttaactctaGAATAGACAAATACGAAAGCTTTTGCTATCTAAAAACGTCAAAATTCAAAATACTTACCACGATTATTGCAAATGTTCTAAACTGATTTGAATGAATAAGCGATTTGAGCCTAAAAAGGTATGTAAATAATTACTTTGACCGATGGTCATTGGTTGTTTCTTATTTAGCCTGTTCACTGTTTAAAGCGTCTTATACAATATGCTAGAGGTTTATGTCTAATacctaaacaaattaaaattggGACTTTTTTCAACTTCATAGTTGACTGTCACACAACaatgcattatatttgttaatgatGGCtatacgtccagtggcaaatatttactAGATATTTAAGAcgacctaaaaaaaaaaactggaaaTGTTAACTGATATTGtgacaaatatttgtatttttgtcgaatTATTAAGTGAGTTACCGAATTTAATTTCGGTAGTGTACCAGCGCTCATCTAAATGTCCGATTACTCATTTCATTCAAAGAAAACTATGAATCTATCATATATCATACCTTTTGAACTTGATTTTGCATGAtcattcaattgtttttttttaaatataatatgtcTGCTATTGAAATAAATCAGTTGACATACGATAACattaatgtacaaatgtaaataaaacaagaagTCAATTaacttaattcttttttttttcttagatttGTTCTATTTGCTTGTTccttattttaattcattttgtatCAAACTCTTCATTTTATACTCGATCTTTTGAAATGtaaggaaatgaatatttatGTGCTG
It includes:
- the LOC139511281 gene encoding barH-like 2 homeobox protein, producing MSRSACASPCSADEEESINVEKCDSDEEQTTGSKTIEKCPLQKPENLVSPNKCNNIDNTFPSPPRRSFFITDILSDANKNTGNLSAFKPLRVPTNFFSSQTLSASDDPFRRGLQLGQFKGPHGIGLGKSCSESVKSDDSEDDDDDDCEGKRGSGDEESSSHLMKTKKPRKARTAFTDHQLNSLEKTFEKQKYLSVQDRMELAAKLNLTDTQVKTWYQNRRTKWKRQTAVGLELLAEAGNYAAVQRMLQSNPYWFTYHPQATSIISNFDALYYRQGETALTSPRPTLPRMFIHGIQQHVNHLSTPPVFSPENRS